In the Dyella humicola genome, CCGGCGGCAGGTCCACGATCTGCGTGGCCGGTACGCGCGAATCGGAGCAGCCGATCCACAGGTACTTGGGTGCCTGTTGCTGGGCGAGGCGCTCGAAGAAGCGCGGATCCTGCGCGCTGACTTCGGCTGACCAGCGGCGATTGCTGTCGAGCAGTTTCTGTAGCGGACTATTCACGGCGGAGCTCTCAATAGCGAATACAGATGTTTTTCGGTTCGGTGAAGAAACGCAGCGCTTCAGTGCCGCCTTCGCGGCCAAGGCCTGATTGCTTCGTGCCACCAAAAGGCGTGCGCAAATCGCGCAGCAGCCAGCAGTTGATCCACACGATGCCGAAGTCGAGCTGGCCGCCGAAGCGATGCGCGCGGGAAAGGTCGCGCGTCCACATCGAGGCGGCCAGGCCGTAGCCGGTGCCGTTGGCGATGGACAGCGCCTCGGCTTCATCATCGAACGGAATGAGGCTGACGACGGGCCCGAAAATCTCGTGTTGATTGGTGGCGGCCTGGCCGTCCAGGCCCTCGATGACGGTGGGTTCCACGAACCAGCCCTCGGCGCAGCGGCCCGCCACCTTCACGACGTCACCGCCGCAAAGCACGCGACCGCCTTCATCGCGCGCCTGGGCAATGCAGCCGATCACCTTGTCGAAATGTTCCTGCGAAACCAGCGCGCCAAGATCCGTGTTGACTTCGTTGGGGTCGCCCACGCGCAGTGCTTGCACGCGCTGCACGTAGCGCTCGCGAAACGTGTCGTAGATCGAGCGTTGCACCAGCAGGCGCGACCCGCACAGGCAGATCTCGCCCTGATTGGCGAAGCCCGAGCGGACGATGGTGTCCAGGGTGGCGTCGCTGAGATCCGCGTCTTCGAACACCACGGCGGGATTCTTGCCGCCCAGTTCCAACGACAGTTTCTTGAACTGCGGGGCCGCGGCGGTGGCGATGTGGGCGCCCGTGCGCGTGCTGCCAGTGAATGACACCGCCTTGATCCCCGGATGCTCGACCAGGGCCTGGCCGACGCTGGGGCCGCGACCCTGCACGATATTCAGCACGCCGGCAGGGAAGCCCGCCTCAATGCTCAATTCGCCAAGCAGGGCGGCCGTGCACGGCGTGATCTCCGATGGCTTGGCCACAACGGCGTTGCCCGCGGCCAGTGCCGGAGCAATCTTCCAGGTGAACAGGTACAGCGGAAGATTCCACGGACTGATGCAGCCCACCACGCCGAGTGGCTGGCGCAGGGTGTAATTGATCGCCCCGATTTCCATCGCATGCGATTCGCTGCTCCACGGCACGATGGCGGCGGCGAAGTAGCGGAGGTTGGACACCGCGCGGGGGATGTCGAGGCTGCGCGCGAGACTCAATGGCTTGCCGCTATCACGCGACTCCAGTATCACGAAGTCTTCCAGGCGCGCTTCGATCAGGTCGGCCAGCCGGTGCAGCAGGTGGGCGCGTTGTTCCGCTGGCATCGCGCTCCAGCCCGGCGCTGCGCGCTGTGCGGCGGCGACGGCGTCGGCGACGTCGTCCGCAGACGAGTCCGGGCATTGAGCGAATACCTGGCCAGTGGCCGGCTCGAATACATCGACCCAGCGTGAGTCACGTGGCGCCTGCAGGCGACCGTCAATAAGGTTGGCGAGGCGCAGATTTGGCATCGCTACAAGCTTAGAGCCTGCGCCCGATATTTGCACCGGACGCAGCCGTATGCCTGCGGATTTAGCTTAAGCGCGCCCTAGCTCAGCGCGCGTGTACGGCCGCCGTCCACGGCGATGCTTACGCCATTCACATAGGCCGCAGCAGGCGTACACAGGAAGGCGATCACGGCCGCCACTTCCGCGGCCGTGCCGAAGCGTCGCGCCGGCACCGTGGCCAACATCGCTTGCGCCACATCGTCTTCGCTGCGTCCACTGCTGGCGATTTGGGCAGCGAGGATGGCGTCCAGGCGGGCCGTGCGGGTGTAGCCGGGCAGCACGTTGTTGACCGTGATGCCATCGGCGGCCAGTTCGCCCGATAGCGTCTTGGCCCAGGCGGCCACCGCTGCGCGCACGGTATTGGACACGCCCAGGCCGGCGATCGGCTCCTTCACCGAGGTGGAGATCACATTGACGATGCGGCCATAAGCGCTGGCCCGCATGCCTGGCAACAGCGCCTGCACCAGCGTCTGGCCGGCCAGCATGTGCTGGCGAAACGCGGTCTCGAAGGCATCAGTTGCGGCTGTATGTGCCGGGCCTCCCGGCGGGCCGCCGGTATTGTTGATCAGGATTTGCGCCGGATGGTCGGCCACGATCTCGTCTACGGCGATGCGCAGCTCGTCCGTCTGCAGCATGTCGACGGCAAGCCAGCGATGCTGCTGGTCGTGCTTGCGGGGCAGGGCCTCGGCAACGGTCTTCAACGCCTCGGCCGAGCGCGCCAGCAGGGTCACGCTGGCACCCAGTTCGGCCAGTTCGATCGCGCTGGCGCGGCCGATGCCTTGCGATGCACCGCAGACGAGGGCGTGGCGCCCACTCAGGTCGAGCAACATGGTGAGCCCCTTCGGAAAGTGAAAGTGGGAATGGATCAGGCGATCCCTAATCCGGCCGCCCTAATCGGGCCATCCCTAACGTGCAGCCCATTGCATGGCGAGCGCGCCGAACCAGCACAGCCAGGCCACCCACGGACAATAACGCCACATGCGTCGCCAGCGGGTGATGCCGTCGTCCTCCAGTGCCGGCAGCACCGGTGAGCGCAGTGCGAGCTGCAGCCGCATCCAGGTGCGCCATGGCGTCGTCGGTTGCCCATCGGCCTCGGCGATGATTTGCCACTGCTGCGGATGCCTGTGACGCAACAGCGACGCGACGCGGTACTGCGCCACGAAGTGCAGCGCAAAGCTGACCACGCCGGCCATCAGTAACATTAGGTAGAGCTCGATCATGCCGCGCCTGTCTTCAGTGGACGATGTCAATCATGCAGGAGATCAACGATTTCCGGCACCGGCGTTTGCTGCCGATGCAGCGCCATCGCCTGGTGTCGCGCTACTGTTCTTGGCATCGGCACTCTTGCTGCTGGAGCTGCCCCATCCCGGCACCGGAATGGACTCGCGCAGCGTGTTGAGCACACCGTTGCCCTGTTCAGGCTTGCCGCAAATGGCGTTGTTCACGGCATCCTTGAACGTATTGTCCATCAGCCCGATCCAGACCGTGCCATCCGGTCCATGCGGTACCTTGAAGCTGCCCGTGGCAGCCATTTTTACCGGTGCCTCGGCCGAGAAAGACGCCGGCGATTGTTCCCAGTACGTGCTGCTGGCCTGTTGCTTGGCTGAGCTGTAGAGGACCAGGTAACGCGCGCGCTTGTCGGTGATGTCCACGCTGCCGAAAGCGCCCGAAGTTTGGTCCGTCCAGCCCATGTGCTCGCACAGGCCGACATCCTGCGAGCCGATCGGCTGGAACGCTTCATCCAGCACCACGACGGTGGGTGCGAACAGGTAGCTGGAGCGTAGCCAGCGGCCATTCAATTCAGACTTGAACGCTACCCTGTACGGAAGCTCGACTTCGCGCGGCAGGCTGAAACTGAGGAAATAACTGCGCTCGCCATTGAGATTGCCGACCAGGCTGCCCGGCCCCAGCACGAATTTCTTCGGTTGCCAGGGCAGGGCGTTCTGGAACGAGAAGTCCGCGAACGTGGTGCAGCACGGCGTCGCCTTCTGCAACTCAGTCTTGGCCGCATCGAGACTGCTGTGGTTACTTTCTGGCGACCTCAGGTTGGGCGGCACCAGCGTTTTCACGCTATGGCAGCCGCTCACCAGCAGCAGGACGAAGACGATGAGAGCGGTGGCGACGGGGAGGCGATAACGCATAAGACGATTCGTGTGGGTCAGAATTCGGCCGTCCCCGCTGCGCGCGGGTAGGGAATGGCGTCGCGAATATTGGACAGGCCGCACACGTAGACCAGCAGGCGCTCGAAGCCCAGGCCGAAGCCCGCGTGCGGCACGGTGCCGTAACGGCGAAGATCACGATACCAGCCATAAGTGGCCGGATCGAGGCCGAACTGGATCATGCGGCGGTCCAGGTAATCAAGGCGTTCTTCACGCTGGCTGCCGCCGATGATCTCGCCGATACCCGGGGCCAGCACGTCCATCGCGGCGACGGTCTTGCCGTCGTCGTTCAAGCGCATATAGAACGCCTTGATCTGCTCGGGGTAGTTCATCACCACCACCGGACGGCCGACGTGTTTCTCGGCGAGATAACGCTCGTGTTCGGTCTGCAGGTCGATGCCCCAGGCCACCGGGAATTCAAACTTCTGGCCGGACTTCTTCAGGATCTCGATGGCGTCGGTGTAGTCGATGCGCTCGAACGGCTGCGAAATGAACGCTTCCAGCCGGCTGATCGCATCGGGCTGCACGCGCTCGGCAAAGAACGCCATGTCATCCGGGCGCTCGTCCAGCACGGCCTTGAAGATGGCCTTGAGGAAGCCCTCGGCGCAGTCGGCGTTGTCGTGCAGGTTGGCGAACGCGATTTCCGGCTCCACCATCCAGAACTCGGCCAGGTGGCGCGGCGTGTTGGAGTTCTCGGCGCGGAAGGTCGGGCCGAACGTGTAGACCTTGCTCATCGCCAGGCAGTAAGCCTCGACATTGAGCTGGCCGGACACGGTGAGAAACGCTTCGCGGCCGAAGAAATCCTTGCGGAAATCGATCTTGCCGTTGTCGGTGCGCGGAAGGTTCGCCAGGTCCAAGGTGGACAGGCGGAACATGTCGCCCGCACCCTCGGCATCGGAGGTGGTGATGATCGGGGTGTTGATCCAGAAGAAACCCTGCTCAGTGAGCCAGCGATGGATCGCCGTCATCATCGTATGGCGCACGCGGGTCACTGCGCCGAACAGGTTGGTGCGCGGGCGCAGATGCGCG is a window encoding:
- a CDS encoding aldehyde dehydrogenase, with translation MPNLRLANLIDGRLQAPRDSRWVDVFEPATGQVFAQCPDSSADDVADAVAAAQRAAPGWSAMPAEQRAHLLHRLADLIEARLEDFVILESRDSGKPLSLARSLDIPRAVSNLRYFAAAIVPWSSESHAMEIGAINYTLRQPLGVVGCISPWNLPLYLFTWKIAPALAAGNAVVAKPSEITPCTAALLGELSIEAGFPAGVLNIVQGRGPSVGQALVEHPGIKAVSFTGSTRTGAHIATAAAPQFKKLSLELGGKNPAVVFEDADLSDATLDTIVRSGFANQGEICLCGSRLLVQRSIYDTFRERYVQRVQALRVGDPNEVNTDLGALVSQEHFDKVIGCIAQARDEGGRVLCGGDVVKVAGRCAEGWFVEPTVIEGLDGQAATNQHEIFGPVVSLIPFDDEAEALSIANGTGYGLAASMWTRDLSRAHRFGGQLDFGIVWINCWLLRDLRTPFGGTKQSGLGREGGTEALRFFTEPKNICIRY
- a CDS encoding SDR family oxidoreductase encodes the protein MLLDLSGRHALVCGASQGIGRASAIELAELGASVTLLARSAEALKTVAEALPRKHDQQHRWLAVDMLQTDELRIAVDEIVADHPAQILINNTGGPPGGPAHTAATDAFETAFRQHMLAGQTLVQALLPGMRASAYGRIVNVISTSVKEPIAGLGVSNTVRAAVAAWAKTLSGELAADGITVNNVLPGYTRTARLDAILAAQIASSGRSEDDVAQAMLATVPARRFGTAAEVAAVIAFLCTPAAAYVNGVSIAVDGGRTRALS
- a CDS encoding MalM family protein, whose protein sequence is MRYRLPVATALIVFVLLLVSGCHSVKTLVPPNLRSPESNHSSLDAAKTELQKATPCCTTFADFSFQNALPWQPKKFVLGPGSLVGNLNGERSYFLSFSLPREVELPYRVAFKSELNGRWLRSSYLFAPTVVVLDEAFQPIGSQDVGLCEHMGWTDQTSGAFGSVDITDKRARYLVLYSSAKQQASSTYWEQSPASFSAEAPVKMAATGSFKVPHGPDGTVWIGLMDNTFKDAVNNAICGKPEQGNGVLNTLRESIPVPGWGSSSSKSADAKNSSATPGDGAASAANAGAGNR
- the asnS gene encoding asparagine--tRNA ligase produces the protein MAVVSVKQALSGSIEAGNSVTVRGWVRTRRDSKAGLSFVNVSDGSCFDPIQAVVTDQVSNYETEVKHLTAGAGVIVTGTLVASQGKGQSFEIQAHQVTVTGFVDDPETYPIQPKQHSMEFLREVAHLRPRTNLFGAVTRVRHTMMTAIHRWLTEQGFFWINTPIITTSDAEGAGDMFRLSTLDLANLPRTDNGKIDFRKDFFGREAFLTVSGQLNVEAYCLAMSKVYTFGPTFRAENSNTPRHLAEFWMVEPEIAFANLHDNADCAEGFLKAIFKAVLDERPDDMAFFAERVQPDAISRLEAFISQPFERIDYTDAIEILKKSGQKFEFPVAWGIDLQTEHERYLAEKHVGRPVVVMNYPEQIKAFYMRLNDDGKTVAAMDVLAPGIGEIIGGSQREERLDYLDRRMIQFGLDPATYGWYRDLRRYGTVPHAGFGLGFERLLVYVCGLSNIRDAIPYPRAAGTAEF